The segment CGCGCGACATCCTCGCAGTGGTCGGCTGATACAGCACCCAGACACGAGTCAGCCCCGGTTGAGATTCAACCGGGGCTGATTTGTTGCTTGCGGACGCTGCGCGGTCCGCGGCCGAGGCGATCTCAGCCGGCGAGGCGACGGGGGTTGCGGCGCCGCATGAGGTTCCGCTCGGACTCGGTGAGCCCGCCCCAGATGCCGTAGGGCTCATCGACGCTCAATGCGTGCGAACGGCACTGCATGAGCACCGGGCAGTCGGCGCAGACCTGCTTGGCCTGACGCTCACGCTGCATCCGTGCCCGGCCGCGTTCACCCTCCGGATGAAAGAAGACCGAGGATTCCAGGCCGCGGCACTTGCCATGCATCTGCCAGTCCCAGAAATCCGAGTTCGGGCCGGGCAATCGGTCGATCGTGGTGGTCAATCTGGCTCCTGAGTACGAGGCGCTTTCTCCTGACGTCGCTCACGGTATGTGGGTGGAGAAAAGCGAGTCAAACCCGGAATTCGGCGCCGTCCAGCGTCATTCGACTGGCGTAAATGAACGACAGGTTTCGTGATCGAGACCACCTTCTGCCTGCAATGATGCATCCTGGGCAGACAACGTGCACGGGTTGACCTGCAGGAACTGAGCAGCCCGAAGCCGTCCGCAGCCGGTTGTCGCGGGCGCCGGCCGGGATGCCACCATTGACGAAGATCGCAAGAAGGTTACGAATGCGATAACGCGAGTTGTCCGGTGCGGCAATCCTGGCCCGCATTGCTCACCGTTTGTTAGTCGAAATGAAATGTTCGCACCGCGCGTGAAAAGCGGGGGAGGAGAAGGATTCGAATGACGCAGTGGGGTAGCGCCTTCGGGATCGAGCCCACCGAATCGACCCCGACGGCCGCCGACCGATGGGCCCGTGCAGTCGACCTCGGCGCACGTGGTTACGCGGCGGCGGCTCGGACCATCGTCGACCGCCTCCTTCGGGAGGCGACGG is part of the Gordonia phthalatica genome and harbors:
- a CDS encoding WhiB family transcriptional regulator, with the protein product MTTTIDRLPGPNSDFWDWQMHGKCRGLESSVFFHPEGERGRARMQRERQAKQVCADCPVLMQCRSHALSVDEPYGIWGGLTESERNLMRRRNPRRLAG